CTGTCGGCGGAATCGGCCGCCGGAAAATTCCCCGTCGAGGCGGTCTCGACCATGAACCGCATCGGCGAGGAGGTCGAACGCGACCCGACCTATCGTGACGTGGTCGCGGCGCAGCGCCCGGCGCCTGAATCCACCGCCGGCGATGCCATTGCTGACGCCGCGCGGCAGATTGCCGAGACGCTCGACCTGCCGGCGCTGATCTGCTGGACCAGCTCGGGCTCGACCGCCGTGCGCGTCGCCCGCGAGCGGCCGAAGCCGCCGATCGTGGCGATCACGCCGAACATCACGGCAGGACGCCGGCTCGCGGTGGTCTGGGGCGTGCATTGCGTGGTGGCCGAGGATGCCCGCGACCAGGACGACATGGTGAGCCGCGCCGGCCAGATCGCCTTCCGCGACGGGTTCGTTCGCGCCGGCCAGCGCGTGATCATCGTCGCCGGCGTGCCGCTCGGCATCCCCGGCACCACCAACATGGTGCGCATCGCCTCCGTCGGCCCCGAGGGCGAGGCGAACATGTAGGCGAGCCGCGGGCAGGCGGAAAAAAATTCGAAAACAACCCCATGCAAAGTAGACCGCCGCTCCGGACGATATGCTCCGGTTTTTCGTCAAGCCGCGTTCAAACAATGAGTTGAGCGCGATGAGGTCTCATAGCGCCTCGATCGGCCTTTAAGCCCCCACCAGCGTCTTCGTGGTCGGCAGCAGCGTCTGCTGCACCACCAGGCCGCGGGCGCGCGCATCCAAGACGCCGACGGCTCGCAGCGCGAGCAGCGTGACGGTCTGCACGGCGTCGCGCATCTTTGCGGGATCTTCGAGATTGTCCGGCGCCAGCGGCCCGACCAGGGCCTCATGCAGCGCGCCGAGCAGCGCGGTCGCGGCAAGCGCGGTGTCCTGCGCCGGCAGGTGACCGGCGCGCACCGCGGCCTCGATCCGGGCGGCGATCTCGCCCGCGATCTCGCGCCGGCTGGCAAGCCTGGAGGCGCTGACATCGACGTCGACCGGCTCGGCCAGGATTCCCCAGGCCAGCCGGCGCTGGGACAGGGTGTGGACGGCGACCGTGGTGACGGCCGCCGCCAGCGCCGAGGACGGGCCCGGCGCGGCATCGGCCGCCCGGCGGATTGCGGCGAGCTCGTCGCGGGAGACCTCGGCGATCAATTCGGAGATCAGGTCGGCCTTGGAGGGGAAGTAGCGATAGACGGTGCCGGCCGCGACATTGGCCCGGACCGCGACCGGCGCGATCTGCACCGCTGCCATCCCACCTTCCGCCGCCGCCTCGCGCGCCGCCGCGAGAATGGCGCTGCGCCGGGCCGCAAGGCGCTTAACCACTTGATGCGTCCGCCGATAAACCATGGCGCGCTTCCTGTCCCACCCACGCCGGCCGCACGCCCTGCGCCCGAACGCTTCGTCGCTAATTTCGCTGCAAATCGCCCCCAAGAACTGAACAACTATTCAGAGCGGATGACAAGAACCAAATGCGTGAACCCGCAATCCACGCAAGACGACCTGAACGTCCAAAATGCAGCGGTTCTCTTGGCGAAGGGCTAACCACGATTCTTACCGCGATCTTAAAGCGGCCCCGCGAATGTACGGCATCATTCTCGGTGCAGCATGGTCGACACGGACGCCCGGACCGCCTGGCAGCTCTTCCACGTGAATTGGTTTCCCATTGCGGCCATGGGCGGCCTGCTCGCGCTCGGGCTGTCCGTCGGCGGGCTTCGGCTCGAGCCGGTCGCATGGGGCGTGACGCTGGCGATCGCGGCCGTGCTGCTTGCAATCACCTATCTCCATCGGATGATGAAGGCCGAGCTGGCCGATCCGAAACTGGTGTTTTCGCTCGGCACGATCGGGCAGGTGATTCTCACCTGCGCCATCGTGGGACCGCTCAGCTATGTCGCGGGCAAGATGGGCTGGCCGCTGCAGGACCATGCGCTGCTTGCGATCGATCGCGCGCTTGGCATGGATCCCGAACCGATCGCACGTTACGTCAACGATCATCCCTGGCTCGCCGACGTCCTGTCGCGCTGCTACGGGCTGATCAAATGGCCGCTGCTCGGCGTTCCCGTCGTGCTGGCGCTGACGGCGCGCTACGTGCGCCTGCAACTGTTCATGCTCGCGATGAGTCTCGCGCTCGCGGTCACCATCGCGATCTCGGCCGTTATCCCGGCGATCGGCACCTATTACGGACTGCAACTGCCGGCGGCCCACTTCCCCGACATCAACACGGCGATCTATGCCGGGCAGCTCCGCGACATGCTGGCCTTGCGCGACGGAAGCCTGCGCGAGCTCGAACTGTTCAAGCTTTCCGGCATCGTCTCGTTCCCGAGCTTCCACGCCGCATCGGCCGTGCTCTACATGTGGGCGCTGTGGCCGGTGCGCGGCATCGGCGGCATTGCAGCCGCGCTCAACCTTTCGATGATCGCCGCGACGCCGGTGATCGGCGCGCACTACATGATCGATGTCATCGCCGGCATCGCGCTCGCGGCAGCGTCGATTTGGGCCGCGAAATCCTATCTCGATTGGATGAGCCGCGCGTCGCTGGCGTCCGCAACATCCGCTGCATCGCCGGTCTGGCAGCCCAGCCTCGCGGAATAGCACGGCCATAAGTCAGCCCATTGCTGATGGCCGCGGCTACCTTTCCAACTCGTCGACCAAAGAAAAGAGCCCCGTCCAGGACGGGGCTCTTTTGATTCCAGTTCGTCTGGCCTTACTTGAGGCTGGACGAGATCGCGGTGAACTTGGCGTTCAGCGTGGTGCCGAGCTGATTGACGACGGTGATGATCGCCAGCGCGATGCCGGCAGCGATCAGGCCGTATTCAATGGCGGTGGCGCCGGATTCATCCTTCACGAAGCGCGCAACGAGGTTCTTCATAGACTGCTCCAAAGAGTACACAGGGCTACAACTAGTCTGGTCTTCTCGGCTTCCCAGCGCCGCCCGACCATGGAACCCACTGTAAATGCAAAGGATTGCGCCGCAGTTAATTCGACCGCGTAAACACAGGGCGGCATGCGTGTATTCGCCGATGGTAAATCGAAATTGAAAACGATCAGTTAAATCGTCGGAATACGACGCGAGCGGGGTGTAGCGATTTACCCGAAGTTATGACCGCCATGGTCCAATGCCTTGCGCCCGGCCTACCGGACAAGAACAAGCAGGACGACGAGGCGGCATGTCCCTCTCCTTCACCAACAGCATTGCAGTGCAGAGCCGTGCGCGAGCACTGGTGCCGCTGTGCGTCGGCGCCGGCGCCTATCTCTTCTTCCTCTATGTCGGCGACACGCTGCTCAGGGATTCCGACTCGTTCTGGCAGATCAAGATCGGGCAATGGATCCTCGATCATCGGGCGCTGCCCTATACTGATTTCTATTCCTTCACGCGCCCCGGCGCGCCCTGGATTTCGACCTCGTGGCTGTCGCAGGTGCTGTTCGCGCTGTCCTACGCGCAGTGGGACTGGGCCGGCCCCGTGATTCTCACCGCGCTTGCGGTGGCGGTGTCGGCGGCGATCTTCGTGTATCTGCTCGATGCGCATCTCGGGATCCCGCGCGCAGTGCTGTTCGCGATGCTTGCCGCGGTGCTGTCGCTGCATCACATTCTGGCGCGGCCACACGTCCTGGCGCTGCCCGTCATGATCGCCTGGGTCGGCATGCTGATGACGGCGGCCGATCGCAAAGGCGCGCCATCCTGGTACTTGCTGCCGCTGATGTCGCTGTGGTCCAACCTGCATGGCGGCTTCGTGCTGGGCCTTGCGCTGATCGGCCCGATGGCGCTCGAGGCGATCTGGACCCTCGATTCCGGCAAGCAGGTGCGGCTGTTGCTGCGCTGGTTCCTGTTCGGCGTGGCCGCGCTGGCGGCGGCTTGCGTCACGCCCTATGGCTGGCGCACGCTGCTCGGCGCGACGAACATCCTCAATCTCGGCGAGCTGCTGTCGGTCATCTCCGAATGGATGCCGCAGAATTTTGCTTCGTTCACCGCGTTCGAGGGCGCCGTGCTCGGCCTCATCGGGCTCGCTCTATTCTGTGGCCTCGCGCTCTCCCTGCCGCGCATCCTCCTGATCCTGCTGCTGACCTGGATGGCGCTGACCCATGTCAGGAGCATCGAAGCCTTTGCCTTCCTGGTGCCAATGGTGCTGGCCAAGCCGCTCGGTGAACGGTCGCCGCGGTCCCAGCCGGATTCACGGGTTGGCGAGACCTGGCCGGCCCGGTACGTGACCGCGCTCGGCGCGCTGATGATCGTGGGTGCAGCCTGGACCTCGACCTCGATCTACATGTCGCATCATCGCTTCACCTTCACGATGGCGCAGACGCCGGTCGCCGCGGTCGATCTGCTCGAACAGCGCAAGGCGCAGCGCATCTTCAACGCCTATCGCTTCGGCGGTTACCTGATCTCGCGCGACATCCCGGTGTTCGTCGACGGGCGCGCCGAGCTCTATGGCGAGAGTTTCGTGATGGACTTCTTCAAGGCGGTGGAAGTCAAGAAGCTCGACAACCTGACGCGGCTGCTCGACGAGTATAAGATCGACGCCACGCTGATGGTTGCGGACGCCCCGGCCGCCCAGGTGCTGGATCACATCAAGGGCTGGAGGCGGTTCTATGCCGACGACATCGCCGTCGTCCATGTGCGCGACGATGGGGAAGCCGCGACCGCCACGCGGTCGAAGTGAGGACGTAGCCTTGGGGCACGGACACGTGAAATGACATGTCCCTTGTAGGTGTGAAGCAGACTCGACCAGACACACTGACCGTGTCGCCGTTTGACCCTGGCGGACATCCCGGCTGGCTCGGTGCACAGGCGTTATTGACCTGAACGGCGGCGAATTCCGCCTAGGCAAGCGTGCGAAGTGCGCCTCAGCTAGTTCTCACTCCCAAGTCCTGCGCAAAGCGTAGGAGATAGCCGTCAGGATCCTGCACCAGGAATTGCCTGTTGCCCCGCTCCTCGCCGCCGATCCGATACCATGGGTCGTGACACTCTCTAAAGAGAGCCCATCCGTGCAGCATCAGAGCATCGATAAGAGGAGCAACAGAGCCGACGAAAATTTGAAAATTGATCCCGCGCCCCAACGGCTGTTCCAAAGGCCCGGTTTCCCAGTTCCCATTTCTTTGCTTCAGCATGACCTGCGCTCCTTGTAGCTCGATGTACATGAAGAGATTTTCAGGTCGCTGATAGGCAATCTGGAAGCCAAGTATATCGCACCAAAAAGTCTTACTGCGTACGAGGTCAAACACATCGATCTCAGGTACCAACCGAGCAAAGCCGCCAGTGGGTAATCTATTCCCCTCTGTTCCCAAGGCTCACACTCCTCCCACGCTCTTGGTATTAGCAAAACCGCGACCGGGCACGATGCCGCCTCGCGAGAGGCTATTTATCACGAACTCTTGGCGTCTGCTTGTGGCCCATGAGCGAAGTGGCCGCACGGCTGATTGTGTCCGTTCAATGGGGCATAGCGGACTGGATTTGCTCAAGTTGACGGCTCAATCCTCCGAACGCAGCCCCGTTTCGATGCGCTGGATCAGTTGCTCCCGCAGCGCAGGCACCACGTTGCCGAGGACCACGAAGGTGCGAACGATGGGCAAATACGGCTCCATTGCCGCCGTCAGCTCCGCGAGAGACATGCCGGCCAGCCGCGCATATTCGGATTGCGCCGCCGCATTGGTCGCACGCGGCCGCTCCGGATTGTCGGCTATTTCGGGGGCGAGCTCGGACAGGATGACATGCAAGAACCCAAGATCGAGGGCGGCGGGCCCGCGCATCGCGAAGGTCCAGTCGACGAGTTTTGGGCCTTCCGCCGTCATGATCACATTGCCGGGGCTAAGGTCGCAATGGCAAAGCCCGTCGCCGGTCGGCAGGCGATCGATCAAGGCGAGGATATCCGCAGCGATGTGCTTCGGGACCTTGCCGTCGTCGTGCCGCAACTCGCTCTCCATATACACGCGCATGGAGAGCACTTGCGGCGGCGGGGGCGTCTTGTGAAGCGACATGGCCAGAGCCGCGACGATCGCGCCCGCCTGTTCGAACGTCACCGCGCCGGTCCGCGAGAGATGCCACAGGGTCGGTCCGTCGAGGCGCTCCAGTACGATGCCGAAGCGCCCGTCCAGCGTCACCTCACCGAACACCGCCGGCACCGGGACGCCGGCGGCGCGCACGGCGCGGATCATGCGCACCTCGTGCTGGCCGAGCAGATGAGAGACGCCGGCCTTAAACAGCTTCACGACCTGACCGGGTGCCCAGGCGTAGGCTTCGGAGAAGGCGCCTTGTCCGATCTTTTCCCCCAGCGATCCCTGCATTCCCGTTCTCCGCCGTGCAGATGAAACACCGGCGGCGAGTAAAAGGGAACCCCTCCCGTCGCGAGGGCCGCCGGACATTCTGATCGCCTCTCAACCTGCAGAGACCTTCGTCCACTCCGCTAAATAGTCCCAAGTCCGGTTGTGGCCCGAAGCCGACACGCTCGGGCGAGTTGACCTGCTCCGCTCCTGAGGCCGTTGCGGACATGACATGCGTTTTGCGGGCCGATCGGATTTATGATGGGGTGGACGCCCCGCCGACGGCATCGATGTGCCAAAGTGGAGGTGTTTAGCACCACTTAAGGGAGGCGTCCGTGTCGGAGGTTAGCATAATCGGTCTGGACATCGCCAAGCATGTTTTCCACGCTCATGGAGCAGACGGGAAAGGGCGAGCTATATTCAGCAAACGGATCAGCCGAGGAAAGCTGCTGGATTTCTTCGCAGCCCAGCCGAGTTGCACGGTAGCGCTGGAGGCATGTGGCGGAGCCCATCACTGGGCCCGTCAGCTCGCTCGGCTTGGCCACGAAGTTCGGCTGATCCCTCCCGCCTATGTAAAGCCGTTTGTGAAGCGGCAAAAGAACGACGCGATCGACGCCGAGGCGATCTGCGAAGCAGCGCAGCGACCGAGCATGCGGTTCGTGGCCGTGAAGAGCGAACAGCAACAGGCGGCAGGTCTGGTGTTTCGAACCCGTGACCTGTTAGTGCGGCAGCGAACGCAGCTCATCAACGCGATCCGGGGACATCTCACTGAATATGGTTGGGTCGCGCCCAAGGGACCATCGCACGTGGCGATGCTTATCGATCTGATCGAGGAGGAAGAGATGGCCAGCTCGCTTCCCAAAGCGGCCCACGCCATGTTCCGATTGATGTTGGACCTGCTGACCGACCTCAATAGCAAGATCGCGGATCTCGACCAGGAGATCGCGCGACGTGCTCGCGAGGACGAGGTATCGCGCCGGCTGATGACCGTTCCCGGCATCGGCCCAATCTCCGCCACCGCGATCGCCGCTCTAGCACCGCCGGCCGAAACCTTTGCAAAAGGCCGTGACTTCGCGGCATGGCTCGGTCTCACGCCTCTTCAAAGATCGACAGGCGGCAAGCAGAAGCTCGGTGCGACATCCAAGATGGGCGAACGCACGCTCAGGCGCCTTCTCATCATCGGCAGTAGCGCGGTGGTGCAACAGGCGGGCAAACGCGGTGCGCCAAGGGGATCGTGGCTCGAACAGATGCTGGCTCGCAAACCGCGCATGCTGGTAACGGTCGCGCTCGCCAACAAGATGGCGCGGATCGTCTGGGCGCTACTTATCAAGCAGGAGAATTACAGGGCTCCGGTCGCAGCCAAGGCGTGATCCTGGCGGGCCTGAGGTCGTCGGAGATGTAGTCGGTCGAAGGAGAGTATGGCGCAACAGTCGGCGAGACGAGACCGGAAGAACCAGGTGTACTCATCGTGCCTACCGAGCACGCGTTTATGATTTGGTTCCGGTCTGCGAACTCCCATACGGGCCCGCAGCTTCATCGCTGCACCATCAGAGGCCGGACAGATGGCAGCATCCGACTACGTGCCGATCTTCTTCAAAAATCGCTTGCATCTCGCGGGGCGTCCACAGATGAGTACACGCCCGCGCGCGTCGAACTGAGTTCAGGCTATCTATGTTCAACTCCCGCAATGAGAGAGTGAGGCGATCCGAGTTCCGGGCGCGCACCGATTCAACCAAAGCCGATCCCACATTAGCTATCAGTTTCCGGTCTGCAGCTCGCCAAAGCGTTCCCAGCTTTTGCCGTTGAAGCGCATGAACTGCATCTGTTCGACCGGGACATGGTCGGTCGGACTGGTGTTGACCTTGATGCCGGGCAGGAGCATCGGCAGTTCGAGGTCATGGATCGCGTATGCCTGCTTCAGGATGTTCTCAGTCGACAGATCATCGCCGCACGCCTTCAACACCGCCTCCAGCGCCATCGCGCTGTTGTAGGCGTTGACGTAGTTGGTGTCGTGCTGGTCGGCCTCCGGCACGTACCTGGTCATGAATTCGCGCCAGCCTTTGACGCCCGGATCGTCCTTCCAGGCGGGATCGTCGGGATCCTTCACGTAGGCGGTCGAGAGAATGCCGGTGCCGGCTTCCAGTCCGGCGGGCTCCATGACGGTCGAGACCCACACCGCGACATTGGACAGGAACGTCATCGGCCGCCAGCCGATCTCGAACGATTTTCGGATCGCTTGCGCCGCGAATTTCGGTGTCGCCGCGATCACGAACACGTCCGCGCCCGACGCCTTCAGCTTCACGATCTGGGAATCGATGGTCGGGTCCTGGATCTCGTAGGTCGCGCCGGTGACGACGGCATCGTACTTCTCCCCGAGCACGTCCTTCAGGCCGGCGAGATAGTCGCGGCCGTAATCGTCGTTCTGCGAGATCACCGCGAATTTCGCGTTCGGATTCTTCGCCAGCGCATAGCGCGCATAGAGTCGCGCCTCGTAGCGGAACGGCGCCTGCACGCCCATCGTCGCCTGCGGATATTGGGCGATGTCGGCAAATTTCGAGGCGCCGGAGCCGATGAAGAGCTGCGGCACGTTCTTGGCTTGGAGATATTTCGCGATCGCCGTGTTGTGGGCGGTGCCGATCGAGGAGAAGATCAAGGCGACTTCATCGCTCTCGACCAGCTTGCGCGTCTGCTCGACCGATTTCGGCGGCGCATAACTGTCGTCGAGCGAGATCAGATTGACCTTGCGGCCGTTGATGCCGCCCTTCTCGTTCAGCATC
The DNA window shown above is from Bradyrhizobium sp. CB1650 and carries:
- a CDS encoding TetR/AcrR family transcriptional regulator, whose amino-acid sequence is MVYRRTHQVVKRLAARRSAILAAAREAAAEGGMAAVQIAPVAVRANVAAGTVYRYFPSKADLISELIAEVSRDELAAIRRAADAAPGPSSALAAAVTTVAVHTLSQRRLAWGILAEPVDVDVSASRLASRREIAGEIAARIEAAVRAGHLPAQDTALAATALLGALHEALVGPLAPDNLEDPAKMRDAVQTVTLLALRAVGVLDARARGLVVQQTLLPTTKTLVGA
- a CDS encoding phosphatase PAP2 family protein gives rise to the protein MVDTDARTAWQLFHVNWFPIAAMGGLLALGLSVGGLRLEPVAWGVTLAIAAVLLAITYLHRMMKAELADPKLVFSLGTIGQVILTCAIVGPLSYVAGKMGWPLQDHALLAIDRALGMDPEPIARYVNDHPWLADVLSRCYGLIKWPLLGVPVVLALTARYVRLQLFMLAMSLALAVTIAISAVIPAIGTYYGLQLPAAHFPDINTAIYAGQLRDMLALRDGSLRELELFKLSGIVSFPSFHAASAVLYMWALWPVRGIGGIAAALNLSMIAATPVIGAHYMIDVIAGIALAAASIWAAKSYLDWMSRASLASATSAASPVWQPSLAE
- a CDS encoding Flp family type IVb pilin yields the protein MKNLVARFVKDESGATAIEYGLIAAGIALAIITVVNQLGTTLNAKFTAISSSLK
- a CDS encoding VOC family protein produces the protein MGTEGNRLPTGGFARLVPEIDVFDLVRSKTFWCDILGFQIAYQRPENLFMYIELQGAQVMLKQRNGNWETGPLEQPLGRGINFQIFVGSVAPLIDALMLHGWALFRECHDPWYRIGGEERGNRQFLVQDPDGYLLRFAQDLGVRTS
- a CDS encoding aminoglycoside phosphotransferase family protein, with amino-acid sequence MQGSLGEKIGQGAFSEAYAWAPGQVVKLFKAGVSHLLGQHEVRMIRAVRAAGVPVPAVFGEVTLDGRFGIVLERLDGPTLWHLSRTGAVTFEQAGAIVAALAMSLHKTPPPPQVLSMRVYMESELRHDDGKVPKHIAADILALIDRLPTGDGLCHCDLSPGNVIMTAEGPKLVDWTFAMRGPAALDLGFLHVILSELAPEIADNPERPRATNAAAQSEYARLAGMSLAELTAAMEPYLPIVRTFVVLGNVVPALREQLIQRIETGLRSED
- a CDS encoding IS110 family transposase, yielding MSEVSIIGLDIAKHVFHAHGADGKGRAIFSKRISRGKLLDFFAAQPSCTVALEACGGAHHWARQLARLGHEVRLIPPAYVKPFVKRQKNDAIDAEAICEAAQRPSMRFVAVKSEQQQAAGLVFRTRDLLVRQRTQLINAIRGHLTEYGWVAPKGPSHVAMLIDLIEEEEMASSLPKAAHAMFRLMLDLLTDLNSKIADLDQEIARRAREDEVSRRLMTVPGIGPISATAIAALAPPAETFAKGRDFAAWLGLTPLQRSTGGKQKLGATSKMGERTLRRLLIIGSSAVVQQAGKRGAPRGSWLEQMLARKPRMLVTVALANKMARIVWALLIKQENYRAPVAAKA
- a CDS encoding ABC transporter substrate-binding protein; translation: MRFATALGALGAVSFLTWTTSSIAADMRGVTPTEIRIGQTMPYSGPVSAFGALGKGEVGYFKMLNEKGGINGRKVNLISLDDSYAPPKSVEQTRKLVESDEVALIFSSIGTAHNTAIAKYLQAKNVPQLFIGSGASKFADIAQYPQATMGVQAPFRYEARLYARYALAKNPNAKFAVISQNDDYGRDYLAGLKDVLGEKYDAVVTGATYEIQDPTIDSQIVKLKASGADVFVIAATPKFAAQAIRKSFEIGWRPMTFLSNVAVWVSTVMEPAGLEAGTGILSTAYVKDPDDPAWKDDPGVKGWREFMTRYVPEADQHDTNYVNAYNSAMALEAVLKACGDDLSTENILKQAYAIHDLELPMLLPGIKVNTSPTDHVPVEQMQFMRFNGKSWERFGELQTGN